One Paramisgurnus dabryanus chromosome 9, PD_genome_1.1, whole genome shotgun sequence DNA segment encodes these proteins:
- the LOC135773722 gene encoding uncharacterized protein, with protein MSQTSEREQVSGNATIVQQAVQPAEPRRSERDRTLTEKGREFQKEKVKGLILRFDSIYERWKVLTKVAKKSVIKQDPSDILQEHIKGIQREKSELNSVYDEYRKIDTPSHDMRRKLDRCASITRIVIQNAQSQMQGKEEEIIWPDASSVFASSTSSVSFQSNNSKSIHSAVSSSKRQEAAAEYAHTQAVLKIMSEQESHQAELQRLEAEDKLIVADQEAAASTRRLQREKEEIERKIEKERQEAALLKRQHEENAARKRSVENLKRELERLEELKKLNAAKAKLQVYDANEFYPTQDFVPQNSEGELPTDMQIICQASTADQHHPPPLRDETPRSELQNDMRELVKVLAEAMTANRLPIPEPSIFSGDPLKFNHWKSSFQTLIEKKNIPTSEKVFFLQKYVGGAAREALEGHFLVGSEDSYSAAWDLLNERYGQPFVIAKAFRDKLHTWPKIAPRESAELRKFVDLLRSCESAMSNNDSLHILNDGVENQKLTAKLPDWLSSRWNRKATQYQLEHRRFPNFSYFVAFLSMEASIACNPITSFHALRQGESDKAKIRSQNVMTSKNQTVGAKIFTTNTIERKIDTCVFCKKLGHSLHKCYKLREKPVADRIKFMQSEKLCFGCLSPGHQSKSCSNRMVCDSCSKRHPTCLHEERSKGDQEPKKEKSKERTQTQDVTKETTSNRVVQDTTSAQTSAIVPVYVSTPSDPDKEVLVYALLDSQSDSSFILDEVADVLDTNTEQVKLKLSTMSSKGTIIHCKRLNSLQIRGLFSSKKLTVPTVYTRDFIPANRTHIPVPETAKAWPHLEHLADHIAPRKDCEIGLLVGYNCPQALMPREVVCGEESQPFAQKTDLGWSIVSYGDPGEHYGDAIGVSHRIIVKQVMPEVNAMVKLKGEVHYVCNTKVSEMVTPDYIIKMLESDFSESVGDETTFSQEDLHFMAKLKDGIRQNQDGHFEMPLPFKQDTPNLPNNKSCAVQRLMSLERRLRRDQQYCTDYLGFMKDIIARGYAEKVPEEELQNQPVWYIPHHGVYHPQKPGKIRVVFDCSARFQETSLNDQLLTGPELTNTLVGVLCRFRKGPIAIMCDVEQMFHQFHVRPEHQDYLRFLWWENGDLDSPPSIFRMKVHLFGAASSPGCANFGLKHLAAQGQDKFNPSTVKFIQRNFYVDDGLVCATSNAEAIQLIKEARDLCSTGKLRLHKFVSNSKEVLKSIPKDECAESVKDMDMALGEPLIERALGVQWCVSSDDFQFRVTIKEHPNTRRGVLSTVASIYDPLGFVAPFILRGKQILQQLCRDKVTWDEELPLELRAQWEIWLQDLRNLSNVRIKRCYIPDSFKDVKQYELHHFSDASVTGYGECTYLRAVDVKGDVHCTLVMGKARVAPTKVTTVPRLELTAAVVAAKTSVMLRNELEIEGLQEHFWTDSKVVLGYINNDARRFHVFVANRIQRIKSTTDPAQWHFVRSEDNPADHASRGLSADQLVASNWFTGPDFLWERDLPRGDVMVGEVYDDDPELRKALVLTTKLKEERSLLDRLTKFSDWKRAVKAIAFLKRHAKQIKGIKEKVSGSTSIEERKEAELFIIKLVQREAFSSEIRSIKQGKEVNPKDKVNKLHKLSPFVDEHDVLRVGGRLIRSVLHPHVKHPAIVPNRSHVSSLLIKHYHEKVRHQGRGITANELRSNGVWVIGCSSAVASHIHKCTTCRRYRRSTQDPKMADLPEERMEMTPPFTYCGIDCFGPFYVKEARKELKKYGLIFTCMCSRAIHIEMLDDLTTDAFINALRGFIAIRGHVRQLRCDQGTNFVGARGEFMKAIKDLDHEQLKEYGCEFIMNFPSSSHMGGVWERQIRTIRSVLTVILDQSAKRLDSASLRTFLYEVMAIINSRPLTIEHLNDPTSLEPLTPNHILMMKSNIIFPPPGEFVSSDLYLRKRWRQVQFLANEFWTRWKKEYLLNLQQRQMWQKEKRNTKVNDIVILQEDSSPRNQWRLARVTEVYPSTDGIVRKVKLLISDSTLDSQGRRITKPVYLDRPVQKTVVLIEAE; from the coding sequence ATGTCTCAAACGAGTGAAAGGGAACAAGTGTCAGGGAATGCTACCATTGTACAACAAGCAGTACAGCCTGCAGAACCTCGTAGAAGTGAAAGAGATCGAACATTAACAGAAAAGGGAAGGGAATTTCAGAAGGAAAAAGTGAAAGGATTAATACTTCGCTTTGACAGTATTTATGAACGCTGGAAGGTTTTGACAAAGGTGGCCAAAAAATCTGTAATCAAACAAGATCCCAGTGATATCCTTCAAGAACACATTAAAGGTATTCAAAGAGAAAAATCAGAGCTGAACAGTGTTTATGATGAATACCGAAAAATTGACACCCCATCTCATGACATGAGGCGCAAGTTGGACAGATGTGCATCCATCACCAGAATTGTAATACAGAATGCACAATCTCAAATGCAAGGAAAGGAGGAAGAGATTATATGGCCTGATGCTTCATCTGTATTTGCTTCTTCAACCTCCAGTGTTTCATTTCAGAGCAATAATTCTAAGTCCATTCACTCTGCTGTATCCTCATCAAAAAGACAAGAAGCTGCTGCTGAATATGCACATACACAGGCTGTATTGAAGATTATGAGTGAGCAAGAAAGCCACCAAGCAGAACTACAGAGACTTGAAGCTGAGGATAAGTTAATAGTTGCAGACCAAGAAGCAGCTGCATCAACTCGCCGCCTTCAAAGAGAAAAGGAAGAAATTGAGCGCAAAATAGAAAAAGAGAGACAAGAGGCTGCTCTGTTAAAGAGACAGCATGAAGAAAATGCTGCAAGAAAAAGGTCAGTTGAAAATTTGAAAAGAGAGCTTGAGCGTTTGGAAGAGCTAAAGAAGCTTAACGCAGCCAAAGCAAAGCTTCAAGTGTACGATGCAAATGAGTTCTATCCAACCCAAGACTTTGTACCACAAAACTCTGAAGGTGAGCTGCCTACAGATATGCAGATAATCTGTCAAGCGAGTACTGCTGATCAGCATCATCCACCACCGCTCCGAGATGAGACTCCAAGAAGTGAACTTCAAAATGACATGCGAGAGCTGGTGAAGGTCTTAGCTGAAGCTATGACAGCAAACAGGCTACCCATTCCAGAGCCTTCAATATTTAGTGGAGATCCACTCAAGTTTAATCATTGGAAATCATCATTTCAGACACTTATAGAGAAAAAGAATATTCCAACCTCAGAGAAAGTCTTCTTCCTTCAAAAATATGTGGGAGGAGCTGCTAGAGAAGCCCTAGAAGGGCATTTTCTGGTTGGTTCAGAAGATTCATACAGTGCAGCATGGGACCTGCTCAATGAAAGATATGGCCAACCCTTTGTAATTGCCAAGGCTTTTCGAGACAAACTACATACATGGCCAAAGATAGCTCCAAGAGAGAGTGCTGAGTTGAGAAAATTTGTGGACCTTTTACGCAGTTGTGAAAGTGCTATGTCTAACAATGACAGTCTCCACATTCTTAATGATGGAGTTGAGAATCAAAAACTTACTGCTAAGTTACCTGACTGGTTAAGCTCCAGATGGAACCGAAAGGCCACACAATATCAACTTGAACACAGAAGGTTCCCAAACTTCAGTTATTTTGTGGCATTCCTTTCAATGGAGGCTAGCATCGCTTGCAACCCCATTACATCTTTTCATGCATTACGGCAAGGTGAATCTGATAAAGCAAAGATCAGGAGCCAGAACGTTATGACCTCCAAGAACCAAACCGTAGGTGCCAAGATCTTCACGACAAACACCATTGAGAGGAAAATAGACACATGTGTGTTTTGCAAAAAACTAGGACACAGCTTACACAAATGCTATAAATTAAGAGAGAAGCCAGTTGCTGACCGCATAAAATTTATGCAAAGTGAAAAGCTGTGCTTCGGCTGTTTGAGCCCTGGTCACCAGTCTAAGAGCTGCAGTAACCGGATGGTCTGCGATTCATGCTCAAAGAGGCACCCCACATGCTTGCACGAAGAACGTTCAAAAGGGGACCAAGAACCAAAGAAGGAAAAATCTAAGGAAAGAACTCAAACACAAGATGTCACAAAGGAAACAACTTCTAACAGAGTTGTACAAGATACTACCAGTGCACAGACGTCAGCAATAGTGCCTGTCTACGTGTCAACGCCAAGTGATCCAGACAAGGAAGTTCTCGTCTATGCTCTGTTAGATTCACAGAGTGACTCTTCATTCATTCTTGATGAAGTGGCAGATGTTCTTGATACAAACACTGAACAAGTGAAGTTAAAACTATCTACGATGTCGTCAAAAGGTACAATCATTCACTGTAAAAGACTTAATAGCTTACAAATAAGGGGCTTATTTTCCTCTAAGAAGTTAACAGTGCCAACAGTTTACACACGTGACTTCATCCCTGCTAATCGCACACACATCCCAGTGCCTGAGACAGCAAAGGCATGGCCTCACTTGGAGCATCTTGCTGACCACATTGCGCCTCGAAAGGATTGCGAAATTGGTCTGTTGGTTGGGTACAATTGCCCACAAGCTTTAATGCCACGAGAAGTCGTTTGTGGGGAGGAAAGCCAGCCATTTGCTCAGAAGACCGACTTAGGATGGAGCATAGTGAGTTATGGTGACCCAGGAGAACACTACGGTGATGCAATTGGAGTAAGTCATCGCATCATCGTAAAACAAGTCATGCCTGAAGTGAATGCAATGGTCAAGCTTAAAGGAGAAGTCCACTATGTTTGCAATACGAAGGTCAGTGAAATGGTCACTCCAGATTACATAATTAAGATGTTGGAATCTGATTTCAGTGAGAGTGTAGGAGACGAGACAACCTTCTCTCAAGAAGATCTACACTTCATGGCTAAATTGAAGGACGGAATCAGACAGAATCAAGATGGACATTTTGAAATGCCCCTACCTTTCAAACAAGATACACCAAATCTACCAAATAATAAATCATGTGCTGTCCAACGCCTAATGTCCTTGGAACGAAGGCTTAGGAGAGACCAGCAATACTGCACTGACTACTTGGGGTTTATGAAAGACATCATTGCTCGGGGCTATGCAGAAAAGGTCCCTGAAGAAGAGCTTCAAAATCAACCAGTCTGGTATATTCCCCATCACGGCGTATACCACCCCCAAAAGCCTGGGAAGATACGAGTGGTCTTTGATTGCTCAGCAAGGTTCCAAGAAACGTCACTGAATGACCAACTTCTTACTGGTCCAGAGCTTACAAACACCTTGGTGGGAGTCCTTTGTAGGTTTCGCAAGGGTCCGATTGCCATCATGTGTGACGTGGAACAAATGTTTCACCAGTTCCATGTAAGGCCTGAGCACCAAGACTACCTCAGGTTCTTATGGTGGGAGAACGGTGATCTAGACTCTCCACCCTCAATTTTTCGGATGAAGGTCCACCTATTTGGGGCAGCCTCCTCACCTGGATGTGCCAATTTTGGACTTAAACATCTAGCCGCTCAAGGTCAGGATAAATTTAACCCAAGCACCGTTAAGTTCATCCAAAGGAATTTTTATGTTGACGACGGATTGGTGTGTGCAACATCTAATGCTGAAGCAATCCAACTGATTAAGGAAGCAAGAGACCTTTGCAGCACAGGCAAGCTAAGACTACACAAATTTGTCTCCAACAGCAAGGAGGTATTGAAATCAATACCGAAGGATGAGTGTGCTGAAAGTGTCAAAGACATGGATATGGCTTTGGGAGAGCCACTCATAGAAAGAGCTCTTGGCGTACAGTGGTGTGTGTCCTCTGATGACTTCCAGTTCAGAGTGACCATCAAGGAACACCCAAATACCAGAAGAGGAGTACTTTCTACAGTAGCTTCCATCTACGATCCTTTGGGGTTCGTAGCGCCCTTTATTCTACGTGGAAAGCAGATCCTACAACAACTCTGTAGAGACAAAGTAACTTGGGATGAGGAGCTCCCACTAGAGCTAAGAGCACAATGGGAAATCTGGCTACAAGATCTTCGAAACTTATCTAATGTAAGGATCAAAAGATGTTATATCCCAGATAGCTTCAAAGATGTCAAGCAGTACGAACTTCACCACTTCTCCGATGCAAGTGTCACCGGTTATGGGGAATGTACTTACCTCAGAGCAGTCGATGTCAAGGGAGATGTTCACTGCACACTAGTCATGGGAAAAGCACGGGTTGCTCCTACCAAAGTAACCACTGTGCCACGGCTTGAGTTGACGGCTGCAGTTGTAGCAGCAAAAACGAGTGTTATGCTCAGAAATGAGCTTGAAATAGAGGGCCTTCAAGAACATTTTTGGACTGACTCAAAGGTCGTCCTCGGCTACATAAACAATGATGCCAGACGGTTTCATGTGTTTGTAGCGAACAGAATCCAAAGAATTAAGTCCACTACAGATCCTGCACAATGGCACTTTGTAAGGTCTGAAGATAATCCTGCGGATCACGCGTCGAGAGGTCTCTCCGCAGATCAGCTTGTTGCTTCAAATTGGTTCACTGGCCCAGATTTTTTATGGGAAAGAGATCTACCCAGAGGAGATGTTATGGTGGGAGAAGTCTATGATGATGATCCTGAACTTAGAAAGGCCCTGGTGCTCACCACCAAGTTGAAGGAGGAGAGGTCATTGTTAGACCGCTTAACAAAGTTCTCTGACTGGAAAAGGGCTGTGAAGGCTATTGCTTTTCTAAAGCGTCATGCTAAGCAGATCAAGGGCATCAAAGAGAAAGTAAGTGGATCTACAAGTATTGAGGAAAGAAAGGAAGCAGAGCTGTTTATAATCAAGTTGGTTCAGAGGGAAGCATTCAGCAGTGAAATCAGAAGTATAAAGCAAGGCAAGGAAGTAAACCCTAAAGACAAagtaaacaaactacacaaactGAGTCCGTTTGTAGATGAACATGATGTGCTTAGGGTTGGAGGACGTTTAATAAGATCTGTTCTTCATCCTCATGTCAAGCATCCTGCCATTGTGCCAAATAGGAGTCATGTATCGTCGTTGCTAATCAAGCACTACCATGAAAAGGTGCGTCATCAAGGAAGAGGAATAACAGCAAATGAATTGCGATCCAATGGAGTATGGGTAATAGGATGCAGCAGTGCAGTTGCCTCACATATTCACAAGTGCACAACATGCAGAAGGTACAGAAGGAGCACACAAGATCCAAAAATGGCAGATTTGCCAGAAGAAAGAATGGAAATGACACCTCCTTTCACATATTGTGGCATAGACTGCTTTGGACCGTTCTATGTGAAGGAAGCAAGGAAAGAACTGAAGAAGTATGGTCTTATTTTCACCTGTATGTGCTCTAGAGCCATACATATTGAAATGCTTGATGACCTCACtacagatgcttttatcaacGCATTGCGTGGATTCATCGCCATACGCGGCCATGTAAGACAGTTGAGATGTGATCAAGGCACTAACTTCGTAGGTGCAAGAGGAGAGTTCATGAAGGCAATAAAGGATTTGGATCATGAACAGTTAAAGGAATATGGATGCGAGTTCATAATGAACTTCCCATCATCAAGCCATATGGGAGGCGTATGGGAGAGGCAAATAAGGACGATCAGAAGTGTCTTGACCGTAATCCTTGACCAGTCTGCTAAACGACTCGACAGTGCCTCACTCAGAACCTTTCTGTATGAAGTTATGGCTATAATAAATAGCAGACCTCTTACAATTGAGCATTTGAATGACCCAACAAGCCTTGAACCTCTCACGCCCAATCACATTCTCATGATGAAGTCTAACATAATATTCCCACCTCCTGGTGAGTTTGTGAGTTCAGATCTATACTTGCGCAAGAGATGGCGCCAGGTGCAGTTCTTGGCGAACGAATTTTGGACAAGGTGGAAGAAGGAGTATCTCCTTAATCTTCAGCAAAGGCAAATGTGGCAGAAAGAGAAAAGAAATACAAAGGTTAATGACATTGTCATCCTGCAGGAGGACAGTTCTCCACGTAACCAATGGAGATTGGCAAGGGTGACAGAGGTGTATCCGAGCACTGATGGAATAGTTCGAAAGGTGAAATTGTTGATTAGTGACTCGACCTTAGACAGCCAGGGAAGACGCATTACCAAGCCAGTCTACCTTGATAGGCCTGTACAAAAGACAGTTGTATTGATTGAAGCAGAGTAA